The proteins below are encoded in one region of Ferviditalea candida:
- the hisD gene encoding histidinol dehydrogenase codes for MRIVKASEFSLKREVEYGSLEQNLAVKEIIERVRLEGDLAVRHYTEKFDRVAVGELRVEQEEIRAAYEKVEADFLEAIREAAANIRAFHEKQKRHTWMDLQPDGAILGQLIRPLRRVGVYVPGGKAAYPSSVLMNVIPAQVAGVPEIVMATPPATAGEDGINPYILVAAAEAGVREIYRVGGAQAVAALAYGTESIAPVDKIVGPGNIYVALAKRNVYGVVDIDSIAGPSEIVVLADETADPLFVAADLLSQAEHDEMASAILITASERLADQVRSEVERQLESLPRKPIAARSIEDYGAILLTDSLEEGIRAVNQLAPEHLELMVGSPFEILGKIENAGAIFLGDYSSEPVGDYFAGPNHILPTNGTARFSSPLNVDDFLKKSSLIHYSRDALLNNGGKIMTLARHEGLEAHARAIEVRLRKEGK; via the coding sequence ATGCGTATCGTGAAAGCTTCGGAATTCTCGTTGAAGCGGGAAGTGGAATACGGTTCTCTCGAGCAGAACCTGGCAGTGAAAGAGATAATTGAAAGGGTCCGCCTGGAAGGGGACCTTGCAGTGCGTCATTATACGGAGAAATTTGACCGGGTAGCCGTCGGGGAGCTGCGTGTGGAGCAGGAGGAGATCCGCGCCGCATACGAAAAGGTCGAGGCGGACTTTCTGGAAGCCATCCGTGAAGCAGCGGCCAACATCCGCGCATTTCATGAGAAGCAGAAAAGACATACCTGGATGGATCTTCAGCCGGACGGCGCGATACTGGGTCAGTTGATCCGTCCGCTGCGCAGGGTGGGGGTTTATGTGCCCGGAGGCAAGGCGGCTTATCCGTCCTCCGTGTTGATGAATGTGATACCCGCCCAGGTGGCCGGGGTTCCGGAGATCGTGATGGCGACCCCTCCGGCGACGGCCGGGGAGGACGGGATCAATCCATACATTCTTGTTGCCGCCGCTGAGGCGGGTGTGCGGGAAATCTACCGGGTCGGCGGCGCCCAAGCGGTTGCCGCGCTGGCCTACGGGACGGAGAGCATCGCTCCGGTCGATAAAATCGTCGGGCCGGGCAACATCTATGTCGCTTTGGCCAAAAGGAACGTGTACGGAGTCGTGGACATCGACAGCATCGCAGGACCGAGCGAGATCGTTGTCCTGGCAGACGAAACGGCCGATCCGCTGTTTGTGGCAGCCGATCTGCTGTCCCAGGCGGAGCACGATGAGATGGCTTCGGCAATTCTGATCACCGCGTCCGAACGGCTGGCGGATCAGGTTCGCTCCGAGGTTGAGCGGCAGCTCGAGTCACTTCCGCGCAAACCGATCGCTGCGCGCTCTATCGAGGATTACGGGGCGATTCTGCTGACGGACAGCTTGGAAGAAGGGATACGCGCCGTGAATCAGCTCGCTCCGGAGCATCTTGAGCTGATGGTGGGATCCCCGTTTGAAATTCTGGGAAAAATCGAGAATGCGGGGGCCATCTTCCTCGGAGATTACAGCTCCGAGCCGGTTGGGGATTACTTTGCCGGACCGAACCACATTCTGCCGACGAACGGCACGGCCCGATTCTCCTCCCCGCTCAATGTCGACGATTTTCTCAAAAAATCAAGCCTGATCCACTACAGCCGCGACGCGCTGCTGAACAACGGCGGCAAGATCATGACGCTGGCCCGGCACGAAGGGCTCGAGGCCCATGCCCGAGCGATTGAAGTCCGTTTAAGAAAAGAGGGGAAGTAG
- the hisB gene encoding imidazoleglycerol-phosphate dehydratase HisB: MSDGNNMSGNQQNGRSAEIARKTNETDIRLAFALDGTGISEIETDVPFLNHMLDLFAKHGQFDLRLNAKGDVDIDDHHTVEDIGICLGQTVRQALGDKKGIKRYANVFVPMDEALAQVAIDISNRPHLEYRAEFPSAQVGSFSTEMVHEFLWKFALEARITLHVIVHYGRNTHHMIEAVFKALGRALDEASSIDPRVQGVPSTKGVL, translated from the coding sequence ATGAGCGACGGAAATAACATGAGCGGCAACCAGCAGAACGGCAGGTCGGCGGAGATTGCGCGGAAAACGAATGAAACCGATATCCGCCTGGCATTCGCGTTGGATGGAACCGGGATATCGGAGATCGAGACGGACGTTCCTTTTCTCAACCACATGCTGGACTTGTTTGCCAAGCACGGGCAGTTTGATCTGCGTTTGAATGCGAAGGGGGATGTAGATATTGACGACCACCACACGGTGGAGGATATCGGCATCTGCCTGGGGCAAACCGTTCGCCAGGCGCTCGGCGACAAAAAGGGAATCAAGCGCTACGCCAATGTATTTGTTCCGATGGATGAAGCGTTGGCGCAGGTTGCGATCGATATCAGCAACCGCCCACATCTTGAATACCGGGCCGAGTTTCCTTCGGCTCAAGTGGGCAGCTTCTCTACGGAAATGGTGCATGAATTTTTGTGGAAGTTCGCCTTGGAGGCCCGCATCACGCTGCATGTCATTGTTCACTACGGGCGGAATACGCACCACATGATAGAGGCCGTATTCAAGGCGCTCGGCCGGGCGTTGGATGAAGCGTCCTCGATCGATCCGCGGGTGCAGGGGGTTCCGTCCACGAAAGGAGTGCTTTAG
- the hisH gene encoding imidazole glycerol phosphate synthase subunit HisH produces MIAIIDYGMGNLHSVSKAVERLGHQMKITSDAQEILSADGAILPGVGAFGDAMHYLRETGLREVVLQFAASGKPLLGICLGMQLLFSSSEEHGMHTGLDLLPGHVVRFQGDFKVPHMGWNRLSFRRPSALFEGLDEGYVYFVHSYHALPSRPSDLLATTDYYGEVAAVVGHENIYGMQFHPEKSGAMGMKLLENFVNLTLVRH; encoded by the coding sequence TTGATCGCAATCATCGATTACGGCATGGGCAATCTGCACAGCGTCAGCAAAGCGGTGGAGCGTTTGGGGCACCAAATGAAGATCACCTCCGACGCGCAGGAAATCCTGTCCGCCGACGGGGCGATCCTGCCGGGCGTCGGCGCCTTTGGCGATGCGATGCATTATTTGCGGGAAACGGGACTGCGCGAGGTGGTGCTGCAGTTTGCCGCTTCCGGCAAGCCGCTGCTGGGCATCTGCTTAGGGATGCAGCTCTTGTTTAGCAGCAGCGAAGAGCACGGAATGCATACCGGCCTCGATTTGCTGCCGGGACATGTCGTCCGGTTCCAGGGCGATTTCAAGGTGCCCCATATGGGCTGGAACCGCCTTTCCTTCCGGAGGCCGTCAGCTCTGTTCGAAGGGCTGGACGAAGGCTACGTCTATTTTGTGCACTCCTATCACGCGCTTCCGTCAAGACCCTCCGACCTGCTGGCGACAACGGATTACTATGGCGAGGTTGCAGCAGTCGTCGGCCATGAAAATATATACGGCATGCAGTTTCACCCGGAAAAAAGCGGCGCGATGGGCATGAAGCTGCTCGAAAACTTTGTCAATCTGACGCTGGTTCGCCATTGA